One Chitinophagales bacterium genomic window carries:
- the ppx gene encoding exopolyphosphatase, with protein MKLASIDIGSNAARLLLVNVFEHNYKTVFRKESLVRVPVRLGFDTFSTGEISLARTDNLLKTMVAFKYLMEVHDVQGYKACATAAMREAKNGSDIVKKIHALTGIQVEIVSGRREASIIYSNRVEEQLNHNNTYLYIDIGGGSTELSLFHKGKVIDTASFPIGTIRLLYKQVREGDWLPMKKMLKKISDTYTTIYGIGTGGNINKLYKLFGNTKDHSLSRKSVREAYQIISGYSFTERVSILGLKPDRADVIVPAAEILLLVTKWAGIEKTFVPKIGLADGLIHELFNELYNKPVTEIFYEDDKL; from the coding sequence ATGAAGCTTGCTTCTATTGACATAGGCTCCAATGCAGCAAGGCTGCTGCTGGTTAATGTGTTTGAGCACAACTATAAAACAGTGTTCAGAAAGGAGAGCCTGGTGAGAGTGCCCGTAAGGCTAGGCTTTGACACATTCTCTACAGGTGAAATCTCACTTGCCCGAACGGATAATTTGCTGAAAACCATGGTTGCTTTTAAATACCTCATGGAGGTACATGACGTGCAGGGATATAAAGCCTGTGCTACAGCTGCCATGCGTGAAGCTAAAAACGGATCGGATATCGTAAAAAAAATACATGCACTTACCGGCATACAGGTAGAGATTGTTTCCGGCCGCAGAGAGGCCAGCATCATATACTCTAATCGTGTGGAAGAACAACTCAACCATAACAACACCTATTTATACATCGACATTGGAGGGGGCAGCACCGAACTATCTTTGTTTCACAAGGGTAAGGTGATAGATACCGCTTCTTTCCCTATTGGAACTATCAGGCTGCTTTACAAACAAGTGCGTGAAGGGGATTGGCTGCCCATGAAAAAAATGCTGAAAAAAATCAGCGATACCTACACAACCATTTACGGCATCGGCACGGGTGGAAATATTAACAAGCTCTATAAACTCTTTGGAAATACTAAAGACCATTCATTAAGCCGCAAATCTGTGCGAGAAGCCTATCAGATTATTTCCGGCTATTCGTTTACCGAACGTGTAAGCATCTTGGGGCTTAAGCCCGACCGGGCTGATGTGATTGTGCCGGCTGCTGAAATCCTCCTTCTGGTAACCAAATGGGCAGGCATTGAAAAAACATTTGTACCCAAAATCGGCCTGGCCGATGGTCTGATTCACGAGTTGTTCAATGAACTTTACAACAAACCGGTAACTGAAATTTTTTACGAAGACGATAAGCTCTGA
- a CDS encoding non-canonical purine NTP pyrophosphatase: protein MEAYAANVYRHSHMTTQLVFATNNPNKLAEARQIVGESIQILSLEDIQCHIELPETHDTLEENALEKARFVSSMYGVNCFAEDTGLEVEALGGEPGVYSARYAGPDKSSSDNIALLLKKMEGKTHRKARFRTVIALILEGKEYVFEGVITGDIAEYPDGDWGFGYDPVFIPEGSSVSFARMPPEVKNSKSHRRQALVKMMEFLKNNQSLSSS from the coding sequence GTGGAAGCGTATGCAGCAAATGTTTATCGTCATTCACATATGACAACACAATTGGTATTTGCCACCAATAATCCGAACAAGCTTGCCGAGGCACGACAGATAGTCGGAGAGTCCATTCAGATACTGAGCCTGGAGGATATACAGTGCCATATTGAATTGCCCGAAACGCATGATACCCTTGAGGAAAATGCTTTGGAAAAAGCACGTTTTGTCAGCAGCATGTATGGCGTGAATTGCTTTGCCGAAGATACAGGGTTGGAAGTAGAAGCTCTTGGTGGGGAGCCCGGTGTTTATTCTGCCCGCTATGCCGGTCCGGATAAGTCGTCATCGGATAATATTGCCTTGTTGCTGAAGAAGATGGAAGGCAAAACCCATCGTAAAGCCCGTTTCAGAACGGTCATTGCCTTGATTCTGGAGGGGAAGGAATACGTGTTTGAAGGCGTGATAACGGGTGATATAGCAGAGTATCCTGATGGCGACTGGGGATTTGGTTATGATCCGGTTTTCATACCTGAAGGGAGTTCGGTGTCTTTTGCCCGCATGCCACCGGAAGTGAAAAACAGCAAGAGCCATCGCAGGCAGGCTCTTGTAAAAATGATGGAGTTTTTAAAAAACAATCAGAGCTTATCGTCTTCGTAA
- the ilvE gene encoding putative branched-chain-amino-acid aminotransferase — protein MESQITIEKAKYSRIKEVDFTNIPFGRIFSDHMFMADYYDGAWRDFRIVPFGKFPFHPATSALHYGQSIFEGLKAYKSIHGEVQLFRPQKNIERLNKSARRMAMPEFPEDIFFRALNELMRLDHAWIPSNDEGSLYIRPLMFATDEYVGIKPSDNYRLIIFTCPVGPYYDKPVKVWMDDRFVRAFPGGVGTAKAAGNYGATLYAVKLARARGYDQLLWLDGIEHRYLQEIGTMNVFFQIDECLVTPTLEEGTILEGITRDSVITLLREEGVEVQERRVTVDEIFEAYDKGLLKDAFGTGTAATISQIAEIGYKDKKIILNQLAADRYSSMLKEKLEDIKRSKIPDRYNWMYRIETSVAASKSK, from the coding sequence ATGGAAAGCCAAATTACCATAGAAAAAGCAAAGTACTCCCGGATAAAGGAAGTAGATTTCACTAACATTCCTTTCGGACGGATTTTTTCCGACCACATGTTTATGGCAGACTATTATGACGGGGCATGGCGTGATTTCCGTATTGTTCCGTTTGGAAAATTCCCTTTTCATCCTGCTACCAGTGCTCTACACTACGGGCAATCCATTTTTGAAGGACTGAAGGCTTACAAAAGCATTCATGGAGAAGTGCAGCTATTCAGGCCCCAAAAAAATATTGAAAGGCTCAATAAATCAGCCAGAAGAATGGCTATGCCCGAATTTCCGGAGGATATATTTTTTCGGGCACTGAATGAGCTTATGCGCTTAGACCATGCATGGATTCCTTCCAATGATGAAGGTTCTTTATATATCCGGCCGCTGATGTTTGCCACTGATGAATATGTAGGCATCAAGCCTTCAGACAATTACCGTTTGATAATATTCACCTGTCCGGTAGGGCCATATTACGATAAGCCGGTTAAGGTATGGATGGATGACCGCTTTGTACGTGCTTTCCCCGGAGGGGTGGGTACTGCAAAGGCTGCCGGCAATTACGGTGCTACTCTCTATGCGGTGAAGTTGGCACGGGCAAGAGGGTATGATCAACTATTATGGCTTGATGGCATTGAACACCGTTACCTGCAGGAAATCGGCACCATGAATGTATTCTTTCAGATAGATGAGTGTTTGGTTACCCCAACTCTGGAAGAAGGCACTATACTGGAAGGCATCACCCGCGACAGCGTGATTACACTCTTACGGGAAGAAGGTGTTGAAGTGCAGGAACGCAGGGTAACGGTAGATGAGATTTTTGAAGCTTACGATAAGGGCTTACTCAAAGATGCTTTCGGCACGGGCACTGCCGCCACCATATCTCAGATTGCCGAAATAGGATACAAGGATAAAAAAATCATCCTGAACCAATTAGCTGCCGATAGGTATTCTTCCATGCTCAAAGAAAAACTGGAAGATATTAAAAGATCTAAAATCCCTGACCGCTATAATTGGATGTACCGTATTGAAACCTCCGTTGCTGCCAGCAAAAGCAAATAA